Below is a genomic region from Vibrio pomeroyi.
CACATTGTCGACGTGTTCGAAAATACCTTGTTTGACGCAAGCAAATAGCTCTTCAAATTCTGAGTTTGAAACGAGTTGGAATTGTAGTTTTTCTTCCTTGACTGTCACTCTTTCCACTTCCTTATTCTGAGTTTCTCATAAGCAACCAATACCATAATCGATTGATAGACGGATTAAACGAAAAAGCCACGCGATGTGCGTGGCTCTGAAAGTCATATTTGTAGAACTCGTTTAAACGAGCTTAAGCGCGTGATGTCGAGTGAGCTGCTTGTGAAGTGAATCTTTTAGCTCCATGCGTTCTACTTTGAGGTTGTGCATGCTGTCGTCATCGATAGGGCTGCCAGAGATTTCTAGTTGGCGGATGTCGTAGTCAAGTTGGTGGTATTTTTGCATGTCTGCTTTGAATTTTTCGTCGTCGTGGTTGAGCTGAACAATGTCTAATTTAAGATCTGGGAAATCTAAGATAAAGGCATGGTTTTCATTGAGCATTGGCACTTCCTCTCTAGTCGTATTACTAACAGTATAGAAGCAATTCATCGAAAGAAATGTGGTTCAAAACACAAAGCCGTAAAGCGTTCAAAAAAGGGCGCAAACTCGAAGAATCGTCTTCGAACTTGCGCCCTTTTTATGTTTATAGCTATGAGTTACTCGTTTATAACCATAGGTCTAAAGCAGAAAGCTTACTTCGCTTTCTTACCAGAGCGTTGCTGCTCTTTGTGCGCTAGCTTCTCTTTCTTACGTTGCTCGATAAGGTGAGCAGCTTCGCCACCTACGTGGGTTTCGCCTCGGGCATTTGAAAGTTGAACTTGCTTCTCACGCTCGCGGAAACGCGCCTTCTGTTCGTCGCTGTGCTTATCAATGCACTTAGGGCAGCTTACGCCTTTCTCAAAGTGCTCAGACGCTTTGTCTTCATCAGTTATTGGCAGACGACAAGCGTTACACACATCGTAACCGCTCTTTTCTAGCTGGTGGTTAACCGCAACACGTCCATCAAATACGTAGCAGTCGCCTTCCCACATGCTCTCTTCTTCTGGCACTTCTTCTAAGTACTTAAGAATGCCGCCTTCAAGGTGGTAGACCTCATCAAAGCCTTGCTCTTTCATGTAGGCTGTTGATTTTTCGCAACGAATACCGCCAGTACAGAACATCGCGACTTTTTTGTGTTTCTTAGGGTCGAGGTTTTCTTCAACGTACTGAGGGAACTCACGGAAGGTTTCCGTATTTGGGTTTACTGCGTTTTTGAATGTGCCGATATCGACTTCGTAATCGTTACGAGTATCTACCAAGATCACATCTGGATCAGAGATAAGGTCGTTCCATTCGTTTGGCTTAACGTACGTACCGACAACGTGACGAGGGTCGATACCTTCAACGCCCATGGTTACGATCTCTTTCTTAAGCTTAACCTTGGTACGGTTGAATGGTTGTTCTTCGTTGAACGATTCTTTGTAAACGACATCAGCTAAGCGAGAGTCTTGCTTGAACCATTGAAGAAGGGCGTCGATAGATTCGCGCTTACCAGCAACAGTGCCGTTGATGCCTTCACTCGCAAGTAACAAAGTACCGCGGATTTGGTTGGCTTCTAGCAATTCTGTAAGTGGTTGGCGAATTTCTTGGTAATCATCAAGTGCTACGAATTTATACAGAGCACATACAACATATTGAGACATGGTTTTTCCTTTCTGCGAGCTGGAACGTAAATCCAGAGCGGTTGCCTATTTTGATCATAGCGGGGTAATTCAACCTAGCTTGTCATGATGGCTTATTAAAATCCGCCGCAGTATAACCAAGGCGATGTAGGACAAAAACCAACCAAATGTAGGGCTATTTAACATCTCAATAAATAGGGTTTTGATGATTAACCTCAACTGCCACGTGAAGTCCTAGGCAGGTGATTGTTTGATAGCGGGTTATGTGAGTAATAAAAGAAGAGACTACAGGTGAGCGGGCAGTGTGAATTCCTGCGCTTTTGTCGCTTCCTCAAGCTGATTGAGAGTTAAACACATGGGTGTGACTGGCATTCCATAGAAGTCGAACCTATCGCCAATAACCTCTCCGCCAAGTGCTTTTACGATGTTGACCGTGGTATCGCGTGCTTCAATATGAACTTGGTTAGTATCTTCTAGAGTTTGAACCAGCGAATAACGCGCTAAAGCTTTGCCGATCCCCAAGCCGCGGAATCGGTTGTCGACCGCAAAACGTCCCCAGTGCCATTCGCCTTCTTGCTCCCAGGCGGCTACTGCACCCAATACGTATTCACCTGATCGTGCGAGCCACCACTTTTGGTTGATATCGGCAGAAAGAGGAATGAGGTCCTTGGGAATACTTTGTTCATCCGCAAAGGTGTCTTTAATCAGTGAATCAATTTCAGCGCGATACACAGGCGAGCAAGCTTCGATCTGTATTCTGGCTTTGTTGTGAGTGGCGTTTTTGCGAAAGGCACTCAGTCTTAGTGCTCGCAGTCCATCAATCACATTTTGTGTGTCTGCTGGGTTCATCAAGTTGAGCAGTTGAGACAATTCGCTATTAGCAGATTCATCGGCTTCTTCTAGTCTCTGTAATCCTTCTTGTCTCAGAGAAAACAGCTTTTGGCGCTTATCCGTTGCGCTGGGCGAGGTCTCGATATAGAGCTTTTCGGCCAGAGAATTTAGCGTTCTGCTAAGAGATGCCTTTTCCACACTGAGCTGAATGCTGAGCTCAGAAAAGGGAGTCGGTCCGTTCTTGCGAAGATAAGTTAGAAGGTGAACTTGCGTGAGTGACAAACCTGAATTTAGGCAGTTCTTATCCAATAATCCAAGTTCGCGAACGAGATAACGTAGCTCGCTTCTTATCTGCATAACCGATGACATGTTCTCTCCATAGAAATATACGTTGATAGTATCAACAATAGTCGTAAGGACGGTTCGTTGTCAATAATGTTGATACTATCAACGAAATTTGTGGCTACTTGCTCACTGGTTCTAACAACATCTTAGTCACGAACAGTCGAACCGTTGGGGCAACCACAGCCAATAACAATAATGCGGATGGAAGCATTTGAGCGACAGCGGTTAGCCAAGCATCAAAAAATACGCCGCCTTGCGGGAGGTTTTTAGCGACCATGATGGCAGGCATGCTGAGTAGCATGGTTGGCAGTACCATAGAAACCATTAGTGGGTATTGGAATTTACGTGGAAATTTTTTCATGATGTGCTCCGATTGACTCATTGATGGCACTATTCTAATCTCGGTAGTAACAATCAAAAATAGACAGATTTGAATCTAAATCGTGCATATATGAAAGCTAAAGATATCTCCAATCTATACCTGTTTTGTCAGTCTGTTGAGTGTGGTGGTTTTGCCGCTGCGAGTTTGCAAATTCATGTGTCTGCGCCAACGTTATCAAGAGCCGTGGCTCATCTAGAAGATAAACTCGGTGAGAAGTTGGTGCACCGCAACGCTAAGCAATTCCAGTTGACGACGGCGGGTGATGAGTATTATCAACGCTTTGCTTCGCTTTTTTCTCAGCTTGACCATGAGTGGACCCAGCTATCCAATAGCCAACCTGTGTTGACCGGTGAAATTCGAGTGTCGTGCCCAGAACCATTTGCAGATTACTTTCTACAAAAGCTTGCGATTGAGTTTATGGAGATGCACCCAGAGGTGAATATCTCGATTCATTTCAGCGCAGGCACAGAACGCTTTTTTGATGAGCAGATCGATTTGGCCTTGGTGACCAGTCCTCCGCATGCCACACACCTTATCCAACGCCAGTTGTTTGAATCGCCATTGGTGTTAGCCGCTTCTCCGAGTTATATCGAGAAAAATGGTACGCCAAACAGTGCTGAAGCGTTGGTTTCACATCGCTTGTTGTCTGGAAATAACATCCCTTACTGGGATTTGAAGCGGCAAGGTAAAACCATTCGTGTGCCTTACCAACCTAAGTACTCGGTCAGTAGTTTAAGGCTCAACATTGAGGCGACCCTATTGGGGGCTGGGATATGCTTGATGCCGAAGTCGTCATTTGAGCGCTTTGCATCGCAAGATAAATTGGTGGAGGTGTTACCAGACGTGGAATGCCCGACAGGCAAAGCGTTTATGCTGTGGGCAGATAGAAAGCTGATAGCAAGCCGAGTGGTGGCGTTTAGGGATATGATCTTTGAGAGGTTTGAGAATTCTGCTGAGTTTTTGGTTTCGATTAATGAAGACAGAAACGAATAACGCCAGACTAAGCTGGCGTTAAGGTTCGAACTATTTAGATAACGTTTATTTGTTCTTGTGGTACAGATAAGCATTGAGCCAAGCTAAACCAAGGATGATCAGCGTCATCACGGGCGGTTTAGATTGCAGCGGTAGCACTTCTGCAGGCACGCTTGGCAAAAGGTGGACGTATACTGCAATCACCATGATAGCCGTAGTCAGCAGTGTTGAAGCGAGCATCGCCTTGTTATGTAATTCGGTGTTCAGCTCGCGTCCGCCAATTATAACCACTAACAGCAGCACACCTGCCGTCATTTCACCTAACTGACCTGCCCAACGAGAAAGTGTTGGGAAGGGCAGTTCACTCAGCGCAATCTGCTTCGCAAACATGGTCGTGAACGGGTCAAAGAACTTTACGGTGCCTGCCATCAACAGGAATGCGCCCAGCAAGCCAGTCAGAATTTTTTGTGCTTTCAGAGACAGCGCGTCACTTGAGTTATATGAGCGAAATAGGAAAAAGCCGGTGATTAAAAACATCGACCCGATTAACGTAAGCTCAAGAATCAGTTGTTGTGTACTCATAGTCATAACCTTATCAGTGATAAGTGGTGTAGTCGTTTGATGTGCTTATCTTATGCAGGTTCTTAGCATTCAAAAATAGACAATGTTGAACGTAATTGATGCATATTTGAAAGATTGAAAAATTAAGCTGTGAAGGTGCCAAACAAAAAGGCCCTGCTGTAAAAATACAGCAGGGCCTTGGTGTTAATCTGTCTGACTTAATCAGCGACTACGCTTGGTTAAGTACTTCCGCCAAGCGTTTCACCGCTTCGGTCAGCTCTTCTGGGTTGGCGTTAGTGAAGTTTAAACGCAGTGCGGCTTTTGCTTCATCAGCCTTTGGATAGAATACTGGGCTTGGTACAACCGCCACACCATTAGAGAGTAGAGTTTTAGCCAGTTCAAAGGTGTCACACTCTGGGATTTCTACCCAAATGAACATCCCGCCGTCTACTGCTTTTAGTACACAGTCTGCAGGTAGTTGTTTCTCTAGTTCTGAAAACAGCACTTCATAACGAGACTTGTACAGCGTGCGAATGTTTTCCATATGCAGGTTGAAATCTTCATGCTTGAGAAGACCAACAAGCAGTGCTTGCATAGGAACGCTTGAGTGTAAATCCGCGCCTTGCTTCACTTTAATCAGTGGCTCAAGGTAGCTGCGTTTACCTGTCACCGCGCCAATACGTAAGCCTGGCGATGCAATTTTAGAGAATGAACGAAGAACGATAGAGTTGTCTGGGCAGAAAGATGAAACCAACGGTAACTCTGTGCCTGTAAAGCGTAGCTCGCGGTAAGGTGCATCTTCAATGAATGCCACGTTGTATTTGATACACAGCTCAGCCACTTTCTGGCGAGTTTCTGTTGCCCAGCACACACCTGTTGGGTTATGGAAATCTGGTACGGCGTAGAACATTTTCGGTGATTGCTCTGCAAAGCACGTCTCTAGTTCATCTAGGTTTGGGCCAAATTCTGTTTGAGACACAGTCACAATGTTTGCTTGAACTAAGCCAAACACTTGCATCGCACCCAAGTAGCTTGGCGCTTCCATCACAACCACATCATTCGGATCAACATACGCTCGTGCAATCAAATCCAAACCTTGCTGAGAACCGGTACAGATCATTGCTGTGTGAGTCTCTGGCAGTTGGTAGCTTTGCGTAAGGTGATCAAGCAACGGGCCGTAACCGGCAGTCGAACCGTATTGGAAAACTTCAGGCATGTTCGCTAGGTTTTCTAGCGTTGGCTTCATCAAATCGATAGGAAATGTTTTCTCATCCGGTAAACCACCGGCTAATGAAATGACATTTGGATCGCTTGCGGCTGCGAGGATCTCTCGAATGTATGAAGATTGAATCTGTTGTAATGACTGTGCGATTTCCATGTGTTGTGTCTCGTCGTTTTTCGTTTTTATTCTATCGCTTGATATTACACGGCAAT
It encodes:
- a CDS encoding DUF2798 domain-containing protein, with the translated sequence MKKFPRKFQYPLMVSMVLPTMLLSMPAIMVAKNLPQGGVFFDAWLTAVAQMLPSALLLLAVVAPTVRLFVTKMLLEPVSK
- a CDS encoding GNAT family N-acetyltransferase, producing MSSVMQIRSELRYLVRELGLLDKNCLNSGLSLTQVHLLTYLRKNGPTPFSELSIQLSVEKASLSRTLNSLAEKLYIETSPSATDKRQKLFSLRQEGLQRLEEADESANSELSQLLNLMNPADTQNVIDGLRALRLSAFRKNATHNKARIQIEACSPVYRAEIDSLIKDTFADEQSIPKDLIPLSADINQKWWLARSGEYVLGAVAAWEQEGEWHWGRFAVDNRFRGLGIGKALARYSLVQTLEDTNQVHIEARDTTVNIVKALGGEVIGDRFDFYGMPVTPMCLTLNQLEEATKAQEFTLPAHL
- a CDS encoding rhodanese-related sulfurtransferase codes for the protein MSQYVVCALYKFVALDDYQEIRQPLTELLEANQIRGTLLLASEGINGTVAGKRESIDALLQWFKQDSRLADVVYKESFNEEQPFNRTKVKLKKEIVTMGVEGIDPRHVVGTYVKPNEWNDLISDPDVILVDTRNDYEVDIGTFKNAVNPNTETFREFPQYVEENLDPKKHKKVAMFCTGGIRCEKSTAYMKEQGFDEVYHLEGGILKYLEEVPEEESMWEGDCYVFDGRVAVNHQLEKSGYDVCNACRLPITDEDKASEHFEKGVSCPKCIDKHSDEQKARFREREKQVQLSNARGETHVGGEAAHLIEQRKKEKLAHKEQQRSGKKAK
- a CDS encoding PLP-dependent aminotransferase family protein, with the translated sequence MEIAQSLQQIQSSYIREILAAASDPNVISLAGGLPDEKTFPIDLMKPTLENLANMPEVFQYGSTAGYGPLLDHLTQSYQLPETHTAMICTGSQQGLDLIARAYVDPNDVVVMEAPSYLGAMQVFGLVQANIVTVSQTEFGPNLDELETCFAEQSPKMFYAVPDFHNPTGVCWATETRQKVAELCIKYNVAFIEDAPYRELRFTGTELPLVSSFCPDNSIVLRSFSKIASPGLRIGAVTGKRSYLEPLIKVKQGADLHSSVPMQALLVGLLKHEDFNLHMENIRTLYKSRYEVLFSELEKQLPADCVLKAVDGGMFIWVEIPECDTFELAKTLLSNGVAVVPSPVFYPKADEAKAALRLNFTNANPEELTEAVKRLAEVLNQA
- a CDS encoding YdcH family protein, yielding MLNENHAFILDFPDLKLDIVQLNHDDEKFKADMQKYHQLDYDIRQLEISGSPIDDDSMHNLKVERMELKDSLHKQLTRHHALKLV
- a CDS encoding LysR family transcriptional regulator; translation: MKAKDISNLYLFCQSVECGGFAAASLQIHVSAPTLSRAVAHLEDKLGEKLVHRNAKQFQLTTAGDEYYQRFASLFSQLDHEWTQLSNSQPVLTGEIRVSCPEPFADYFLQKLAIEFMEMHPEVNISIHFSAGTERFFDEQIDLALVTSPPHATHLIQRQLFESPLVLAASPSYIEKNGTPNSAEALVSHRLLSGNNIPYWDLKRQGKTIRVPYQPKYSVSSLRLNIEATLLGAGICLMPKSSFERFASQDKLVEVLPDVECPTGKAFMLWADRKLIASRVVAFRDMIFERFENSAEFLVSINEDRNE